The Streptomyces sp. NBC_01353 genome contains a region encoding:
- a CDS encoding ABC transporter ATP-binding protein, producing MQAGEETVATPRPHGHELSATGVTVAYEGVDVVHDASMTLRPGEVTVLVGPNGSGKSTLLRTIARLQRPRTATLVIDGDTDGLALSPREFSRRVALLTQGRPTPSGLTVRDVVEFGRYPYRGRWGKADPGGRAAVDRALAMTGVEELAERGAEHLSGGQLQRVWLAGCLAQQTGVLLLDEPTTYLDLRYQVELLDLMRDLADDNGIAVGAVLHDLDQASAVADRIVLLDKGRVVADGDPADVLTPERLTDTYGIRIEVDTDPLTGRLRTRAIGRHHSRSERLSTTS from the coding sequence AGGTGAAGAGACCGTCGCGACCCCACGTCCCCACGGCCATGAACTTTCGGCCACGGGAGTCACCGTGGCCTACGAAGGCGTCGATGTCGTACACGACGCCTCCATGACGCTGCGGCCGGGCGAAGTCACGGTCCTCGTCGGGCCGAACGGCAGTGGCAAGTCGACGCTGTTGCGTACGATCGCGCGGCTGCAGCGGCCCAGGACCGCCACCCTCGTCATCGACGGCGACACCGACGGCCTCGCGCTGAGCCCCCGTGAGTTCTCGCGCCGCGTCGCGCTCCTCACGCAGGGGCGCCCCACGCCCAGCGGGCTGACCGTGCGCGACGTCGTCGAGTTCGGGCGCTACCCGTACCGGGGGCGCTGGGGCAAGGCCGACCCGGGCGGCCGGGCCGCGGTGGACCGCGCGCTCGCCATGACCGGCGTCGAGGAACTCGCCGAACGCGGTGCCGAGCACCTCTCCGGCGGACAGCTCCAGCGCGTCTGGCTGGCCGGCTGCCTCGCCCAACAGACGGGCGTGCTCCTGCTCGACGAGCCCACGACCTACCTCGACCTGCGCTACCAGGTCGAACTCCTCGACCTCATGCGCGATCTGGCGGACGACAACGGCATCGCCGTCGGCGCCGTCCTGCACGACCTCGACCAGGCCTCGGCCGTGGCCGACCGAATCGTTCTGCTCGACAAGGGGCGGGTCGTCGCCGACGGCGACCCCGCGGACGTACTGACACCGGAGCGGTTGACCGACACGTACGGCATCCGCATCGAAGTCGACACCGACCCCC